One region of Termitidicoccus mucosus genomic DNA includes:
- a CDS encoding Gfo/Idh/MocA family protein, with protein MKPFSPPIPDTPPPPAAQKGDGMNYAPKGKPQPVVKPGEFAFAAAHLDHGHIYGQCNGLTEAGAELRWVYDPDPKKVEAFREKFPQAKAARSLDEILDQADIRLVAAAAVPNERGRLGCRVMEAGKDYFTDKTPFTTLAQLDRARETVARTGRKYMVYFSERLHVESAAVASDLVADGVIGRVVQVIGLGPHRLNKPTRPAWFFERESYGGILCDIGSHQFEQFLHYTGATDATVLDASVGNFANPDTPELEDFGQATLLADNGASNYVRVDWFTPDGLRTWGDGRTIILGTKGYIELRKYIDVGRDAAGDHVYLVDEKGEHHMAVTGQVGFRFFGELILDCLNRTEHAMTQAHAFKAAELCLRAQAQARRIG; from the coding sequence ATGAAACCGTTTTCTCCTCCCATCCCAGACACGCCTCCGCCACCCGCCGCGCAAAAAGGCGACGGCATGAATTACGCGCCGAAAGGCAAACCCCAGCCTGTCGTGAAGCCCGGCGAGTTTGCCTTCGCCGCCGCGCATCTCGACCACGGCCACATTTACGGGCAATGCAACGGGCTCACCGAGGCGGGCGCGGAATTGCGCTGGGTGTATGATCCCGATCCGAAAAAGGTGGAGGCGTTCCGGGAAAAATTTCCGCAGGCCAAGGCCGCCCGCTCGCTCGACGAGATTCTGGACCAGGCCGACATCAGGCTCGTGGCCGCCGCGGCCGTGCCCAATGAGCGCGGACGACTCGGCTGCCGCGTGATGGAGGCGGGCAAGGATTATTTTACCGACAAAACGCCTTTCACCACGCTCGCGCAACTCGACCGGGCACGGGAGACCGTCGCGCGCACGGGCCGCAAATACATGGTGTATTTCAGCGAACGGCTGCACGTGGAATCCGCGGCGGTTGCCAGCGACTTGGTCGCGGACGGCGTGATCGGCCGCGTGGTGCAGGTGATCGGGCTCGGCCCGCACCGGCTCAACAAACCCACGCGGCCGGCGTGGTTTTTCGAGCGCGAAAGCTACGGCGGGATTTTGTGCGACATCGGCAGCCACCAATTCGAGCAGTTTCTCCATTATACGGGCGCGACGGATGCGACCGTGCTGGATGCCTCGGTTGGGAATTTCGCCAATCCCGACACGCCCGAACTGGAGGATTTCGGCCAGGCGACCTTGCTCGCCGACAATGGTGCGTCAAATTACGTGCGGGTGGATTGGTTCACGCCCGACGGTCTCCGCACTTGGGGCGACGGGCGCACGATCATTCTGGGGACGAAGGGTTATATTGAATTGCGCAAATACATCGACGTGGGGCGCGACGCGGCTGGCGACCATGTGTATCTCGTGGATGAAAAAGGCGAGCATCACATGGCGGTGACGGGGCAGGTGGGGTTCCGTTTTTTTGGTGAGTTGATTCTCGATTGTCTCAACCGCACGGAGCACGCCATGACCCAGGCGCACGCCTTCAAGGCCGCCGAGCTTTGCCTGCGAGCCCAGGCCCAAGCCCGGCGGATCGGGTGA
- a CDS encoding homocitrate synthase/isopropylmalate synthase family protein: protein MPAELQLIDTTLRDGLQAPGVVVSRADKVAIARALVDAGVPLLEVGIPAMGADSIADIDAVADAVGPARVLTWCRAHPDDLRAAASTRAAHVHLSFPVSDLHLLAWGRTRAWVLETLRSLAGRARERFATVSVGAQDASRADPGFLDAFAAAARETSADRIRIADTVGVWTPSRAAGVVARLRAIAPPVIIHAHNDLGLATANTLAAVEAGAAWADVTVNGLGERAGNAALEEVVMAWRVGCDGFTRIDTARLGPLSDLVARAASRPVPAAKPIVGSAVFTHESGLHCAGLLRDRRTYEPIAPALVGRAEQPFVIGEKTGSTSLAAALAGLGATADIPRLLPLVRQAARSARRALTTPELLALARQSLS from the coding sequence ATGCCCGCCGAACTCCAGCTCATCGACACCACCCTGCGCGACGGCCTGCAAGCGCCCGGCGTGGTCGTCTCTCGCGCCGACAAGGTCGCCATCGCCCGCGCGCTCGTCGATGCGGGCGTGCCGCTGCTGGAGGTCGGCATCCCCGCCATGGGCGCCGACAGCATCGCCGACATCGACGCGGTCGCCGACGCCGTCGGCCCCGCCCGCGTGCTCACCTGGTGCCGCGCCCATCCCGACGACCTCCGCGCCGCCGCGTCCACCCGCGCCGCGCACGTCCACCTCTCATTTCCCGTCTCTGATCTCCACCTGCTCGCTTGGGGACGCACCCGCGCCTGGGTGCTGGAAACCCTGCGCTCGCTCGCCGGCCGGGCGCGCGAACGCTTCGCCACCGTCTCGGTCGGAGCCCAGGACGCCTCGCGCGCCGATCCCGGCTTCCTCGACGCCTTCGCCGCGGCCGCCCGCGAAACCTCCGCCGACCGTATTCGTATAGCGGATACCGTCGGCGTCTGGACGCCCTCCCGCGCGGCCGGCGTCGTCGCGCGCCTCCGCGCCATCGCCCCGCCGGTCATCATCCACGCGCACAACGACCTCGGCCTCGCCACGGCCAACACCCTTGCCGCCGTCGAGGCGGGCGCGGCCTGGGCCGACGTGACCGTCAACGGCCTCGGCGAGCGCGCCGGCAACGCCGCCCTCGAGGAAGTCGTCATGGCCTGGCGCGTGGGCTGCGACGGTTTCACCCGGATCGACACCGCCCGGCTCGGCCCCCTCTCCGACCTGGTCGCCCGTGCCGCCAGCCGGCCCGTTCCCGCTGCCAAGCCCATTGTCGGCTCCGCCGTGTTCACGCACGAATCCGGCCTGCACTGCGCCGGCCTCCTGCGCGACCGCCGTACCTATGAGCCGATTGCGCCGGCCCTCGTCGGACGCGCGGAACAGCCCTTCGTGATCGGCGAAAAAACCGGCTCCACCTCGCTCGCCGCCGCCCTCGCCGGACTGGGCGCCACCGCCGACATCCCCCGGCTGCTGCCCCTCGTGCGCCAGGCCGCCCGCTCCGCCCGCCGCGCCCTCACCACGCCGGAACTGCTCGCCCTCGCGCGTCAGTCCCTTTCCTGA
- a CDS encoding indolepyruvate ferredoxin oxidoreductase subunit alpha — MAYKISPDKCIACGSCAAECPASAIKPGTPYRIEPEECLDCGSCETTCPEGAISPG, encoded by the coding sequence ATGGCCTACAAAATTTCACCCGACAAATGCATCGCCTGCGGAAGCTGCGCCGCCGAGTGCCCCGCCTCCGCCATCAAACCCGGCACGCCCTACCGCATCGAACCCGAGGAATGCCTCGACTGCGGCTCCTGCGAAACCACCTGCCCCGAAGGCGCCATCAGCCCGGGATAA
- a CDS encoding (2Fe-2S) ferredoxin domain-containing protein, with translation MSKPTHHLFVCGSFRANGERQGVCHKKDSMSLLSYLQSEVQDRMIDGVEIAVTGCMNFCVKGPVMVDYPTGNFYRVPDNAAIDAILDAIEEDSVAEDYLIAE, from the coding sequence ATGTCCAAACCAACTCACCACCTGTTTGTGTGCGGCAGCTTCCGCGCCAACGGCGAACGCCAGGGCGTTTGCCACAAGAAAGACTCCATGAGCCTTCTCTCCTACCTGCAAAGCGAGGTGCAGGACCGCATGATCGACGGCGTCGAAATCGCCGTGACCGGCTGCATGAACTTCTGCGTCAAGGGCCCCGTCATGGTCGATTATCCGACGGGCAATTTTTATCGCGTGCCCGACAACGCCGCCATCGACGCCATCCTCGACGCCATCGAGGAAGACTCTGTCGCCGAGGACTACCTCATCGCCGAATAA
- a CDS encoding ferritin: MSPTLAIALTKQANREHYTSLMFLALKYWAEAEHFSGFADFFGIQAEEEESHAKKFYQHLTDRGATPVIGPIATPPSTYPDLTSVAQVLYDHERENTRCIHAVYETALAEKDYATQVFLHEFIAEQVEEESWTDQLLELTRRATCSGGLFNLDRHLVKTLLGDEAK, encoded by the coding sequence ATGTCACCCACCCTGGCCATCGCCCTCACCAAGCAAGCCAACCGCGAGCACTACACCTCGCTCATGTTTCTCGCCCTCAAATACTGGGCCGAAGCGGAGCACTTTTCCGGATTCGCCGACTTTTTCGGCATCCAGGCGGAGGAGGAGGAATCGCACGCAAAAAAGTTTTACCAGCACCTCACCGACCGCGGCGCCACGCCCGTGATCGGCCCCATCGCGACGCCGCCATCGACGTATCCCGACCTCACCAGCGTCGCCCAGGTGCTCTACGACCACGAGCGCGAAAACACGCGCTGCATCCACGCCGTTTACGAGACCGCGCTCGCCGAGAAGGACTACGCCACGCAGGTCTTCCTCCACGAATTCATCGCCGAGCAGGTCGAGGAGGAAAGCTGGACCGACCAGCTCCTCGAACTCACCCGCCGCGCCACCTGCTCCGGAGGCCTCTTCAACCTCGACCGCCACCTCGTCAAGACCCTCCTCGGCGACGAGGCCAAGTAA
- a CDS encoding radical SAM protein, which translates to MIHEITETASTADAPGSVCADKINPAAVALDFSKHPCFNKSSHHTHGRIHLPVAPRCNLQCNFCNRKFDCMNESRPGVTSAVLTPAQAADYLDDTLKRVPNLAVTGIAGPGDPFANSVETMATLTAVRRRHPDMILCLATNGLGIGPHIDNLAALQVSHVTLTVNAVDPAIGAKIYAWIRDGHRPMRGLPAAQLLLDRQLEAIRRLKERGIVVKINTIIMPGINDQHIEDVAKKMAELKVDIMNCMAFLPVAGAEFENIPPPDGALVAGTRLRAGRHVPQMTHCARCRADAVGLINEPMSQERLATLASFARPSAKDLARRPYIAVASQEGMLVNQHLGEAARVLVFKQDDGTPSGCKFVEVRRAPEPGSGPARWAEFADLLHDCRALLVSAAGPQPRRALEERGVRVIEMEGMIEEGLTAVFKDQPIPASLARRFTGCGGSACKGAGTGCG; encoded by the coding sequence ATGATACACGAAATCACCGAGACCGCCTCGACCGCTGATGCCCCCGGCTCCGTTTGCGCCGACAAAATCAATCCCGCCGCCGTCGCCTTGGATTTCAGCAAGCACCCCTGCTTCAACAAGTCCTCGCACCACACCCACGGGCGCATCCACCTGCCCGTCGCCCCCCGCTGCAACCTCCAGTGCAATTTCTGCAACCGCAAATTCGATTGCATGAACGAGAGCCGCCCCGGCGTCACCAGCGCCGTGCTCACGCCCGCCCAGGCCGCCGATTATCTCGACGACACGCTCAAGCGCGTGCCCAACCTCGCGGTCACCGGCATCGCCGGCCCCGGCGATCCCTTCGCCAATTCGGTCGAGACCATGGCCACGCTCACCGCCGTGCGCCGCCGCCATCCCGACATGATTCTCTGCCTGGCCACCAACGGCCTCGGCATCGGCCCCCACATCGACAATCTCGCCGCGCTCCAGGTCAGCCACGTCACGCTCACCGTCAACGCCGTCGATCCTGCCATCGGAGCGAAAATCTACGCCTGGATTCGCGACGGCCACCGCCCCATGCGCGGCCTCCCCGCCGCGCAGCTCCTCCTTGACCGCCAGCTCGAAGCCATCCGACGCCTCAAGGAGCGCGGCATCGTGGTCAAGATCAACACCATCATCATGCCCGGCATCAACGACCAGCACATCGAGGACGTGGCGAAAAAAATGGCGGAGCTGAAGGTGGACATCATGAACTGCATGGCCTTCCTGCCCGTCGCCGGGGCCGAGTTCGAAAACATTCCCCCGCCCGACGGCGCGCTCGTCGCCGGCACCCGCCTGCGCGCCGGCCGCCATGTCCCGCAGATGACGCACTGCGCCCGCTGCCGCGCGGACGCCGTGGGCCTCATCAACGAGCCGATGTCGCAGGAGCGCCTCGCCACGCTCGCCAGCTTCGCCCGCCCGTCCGCCAAGGACCTTGCCCGCCGCCCCTACATCGCCGTCGCCAGCCAGGAAGGCATGCTCGTCAACCAGCACCTCGGCGAGGCCGCCCGCGTGCTCGTTTTCAAGCAGGACGACGGCACCCCCTCCGGCTGCAAATTCGTGGAAGTCCGCCGCGCGCCCGAGCCCGGCTCCGGTCCCGCCCGCTGGGCCGAGTTTGCCGACCTGCTCCACGACTGCCGCGCGCTCCTCGTCTCCGCCGCCGGCCCGCAGCCCAGGCGCGCCCTCGAGGAACGCGGCGTCCGCGTCATCGAGATGGAGGGCATGATCGAGGAAGGGCTCACCGCCGTTTTCAAAGACCAGCCCATCCCCGCGTCGCTCGCCCGCCGCTTCACCGGCTGCGGCGGCTCCGCCTGCAAAGGCGCCGGCACCGGCTGCGGCTGA
- a CDS encoding nitrogenase component 1, with protein MIAPPESFSRVNGSDPEPYPNATTNACKLCTPLGACLAFRGVRGAIPFLHGSQGCATYIRRYVISHFREPMDIAASNFSESSAVFGGGLNVRIGLENVIRQYKPELVGLATTCLSETIGEDLPGHLHDFHDGHPGGVDGAPIPPIVPVSCASYRGTHANGFHDTVHALVDTLCPGAASSSTGSAGILPADDAPASPNGTRAPLKDAAAPSPPVALFPGMLSPADLRELKRIAAAFALPVTLLPDYSDTLDGPSWADYEKLPSGGTPVEAIRALARAQASVEFGRVLARAPVTAATVLARRHGVLPCRLGLPIGLRETDRFIEHLAALAGREMPADLTRERGRLIDSWVDGHKYVFEKRAIVYGEEDLVVGLASLLAEFGVTPVLCASGGRSGHLADALRAAVPELDERTVIREGADFADIADQAAALQPDFFIGSSKGYSLARRLNVPLVRCGFPVHDRIGGQRILHVGYAGAQSLFDRIVNTLLDRKQADSPVGYAYL; from the coding sequence ATGATCGCGCCGCCTGAATCCTTCTCGCGCGTCAACGGCTCCGATCCCGAGCCGTATCCGAACGCCACGACCAACGCCTGCAAACTCTGCACGCCACTCGGCGCCTGCCTCGCCTTTCGCGGCGTGCGGGGTGCGATCCCCTTTCTCCACGGCTCGCAAGGCTGCGCCACCTACATCCGGCGCTACGTCATCAGCCATTTCCGCGAACCGATGGACATCGCCGCGTCCAATTTTTCCGAAAGCAGCGCGGTCTTCGGCGGCGGCCTGAATGTCCGCATCGGGCTTGAAAACGTCATCCGCCAATACAAACCCGAACTCGTCGGGCTCGCCACCACCTGCCTCAGCGAAACCATCGGCGAAGACCTCCCCGGCCACCTCCACGATTTCCACGACGGACATCCCGGCGGCGTGGACGGCGCTCCGATTCCGCCCATCGTTCCCGTCTCCTGCGCCAGCTACCGCGGCACCCACGCCAACGGTTTCCACGACACCGTGCACGCCCTCGTGGACACCCTCTGCCCCGGAGCGGCGTCCTCCTCCACTGGGAGCGCCGGCATCCTGCCGGCAGACGACGCGCCCGCGTCGCCCAACGGGACGCGGGCGCCCCTGAAGGACGCCGCCGCCCCGTCGCCTCCCGTCGCCCTTTTCCCCGGCATGCTCTCGCCCGCCGACCTGCGCGAACTCAAGCGCATCGCCGCCGCCTTCGCCCTGCCCGTCACGCTCCTCCCCGACTACAGCGACACCCTCGACGGCCCCTCCTGGGCGGACTACGAAAAACTTCCCTCCGGCGGCACGCCCGTCGAGGCGATTCGCGCCCTTGCCCGCGCGCAGGCCTCCGTCGAATTTGGCCGCGTCCTCGCGCGCGCTCCCGTCACCGCCGCCACCGTGCTCGCACGCCGCCACGGCGTGCTGCCCTGCCGGCTCGGCCTCCCCATCGGGTTGCGCGAAACCGATCGTTTCATCGAGCACCTTGCCGCCCTCGCCGGACGCGAAATGCCCGCCGATCTCACGCGCGAACGCGGTCGGCTCATCGACAGCTGGGTGGACGGCCACAAATACGTTTTCGAAAAACGCGCCATCGTTTACGGCGAGGAGGACCTGGTGGTCGGGCTCGCCTCGCTGCTCGCCGAGTTCGGCGTGACTCCCGTGCTCTGCGCCTCCGGCGGGCGCAGCGGGCATCTCGCCGATGCGCTCCGCGCCGCCGTGCCCGAGCTCGACGAGCGCACCGTCATTCGAGAAGGCGCCGACTTCGCCGACATCGCCGACCAGGCCGCCGCGCTCCAGCCCGATTTTTTCATCGGCTCCAGCAAAGGCTACAGCCTCGCCCGCCGGCTGAATGTTCCGCTCGTCCGCTGCGGCTTTCCCGTCCACGACCGCATCGGCGGCCAGCGCATCCTCCACGTCGGCTACGCCGGGGCGCAGTCCCTGTTCGACCGCATCGTCAACACCCTCCTCGACCGCAAGCAGGCCGACTCGCCCGTCGGTTACGCCTACCTGTAA